From Mobula birostris isolate sMobBir1 chromosome 22, sMobBir1.hap1, whole genome shotgun sequence, the proteins below share one genomic window:
- the bbln gene encoding bublin coiled-coil protein — protein MSGPNGEPAVNVEREDDDVSTEEYDALNLMLDQINSCLDNLEEKNDVLNAKFQELLESNRQARMEFRQQQINATNQ, from the exons ATGTCGGGGCCAAACGGGGAGCCGGCCGTTAACGTGGAACGTGAGGATGACGATGTGTCCACGGAAG AGTACGATGCACTCAACTTGATGCTCGATCAGATCAACTCTTGTTTAGATAACCTTGAAGAGAAAAACGATGTCCTCAATGCTAAATTTCAAGAACTGTTGGAATCGAATCGTCAGGCAAGAATGGAATTTAGGCAGCAACAAATCAATGCTACGAATCAATAG